A genomic window from Periweissella cryptocerci includes:
- a CDS encoding response regulator transcription factor, protein MTQAIKILLIEDEHDLSDNIKEMLAPFADVDQAYDGEEGEYQATEVPYDLIISDLMLPLQNGLEVIKDLRAHEITTPVLILTAKDGLDDKVTGFNVGADDYLTKPFHREELIVRVQALLRRAGVYSDDHTLQTSGLEVNLENRSVVAHGEVLKLIGKEFDILVYLIQNKNIIVTRDQIFDRVWGIDSDTTINVVNIYINNLRRKLETVGENNLIKTLRNIGFILEATDE, encoded by the coding sequence ATGACACAAGCAATTAAAATTTTATTAATCGAAGATGAACATGATTTATCAGACAATATCAAAGAAATGCTCGCACCATTTGCTGATGTGGACCAAGCTTATGACGGTGAAGAAGGTGAGTACCAAGCAACTGAGGTACCGTATGATTTAATTATTTCCGATCTGATGTTGCCGTTGCAAAACGGTTTGGAGGTAATTAAGGATTTGCGGGCGCATGAAATTACGACGCCGGTTTTGATTTTGACCGCCAAAGACGGACTAGATGATAAAGTAACCGGCTTTAATGTTGGCGCTGACGATTATTTGACCAAGCCATTTCATCGCGAAGAGTTGATTGTGCGGGTGCAAGCGTTACTGCGGCGGGCAGGGGTATATTCGGATGATCATACGCTCCAAACAAGCGGGTTAGAAGTCAACTTAGAAAATCGGAGTGTCGTTGCGCACGGCGAAGTGCTAAAGCTGATTGGTAAAGAGTTTGATATTTTGGTTTATCTAATTCAAAATAAAAACATCATTGTGACCCGTGACCAAATTTTTGATCGTGTTTGGGGGATTGATTCAGATACGACGATTAATGTGGTTAATATCTACATTAATAATTTACGACGCAAACTTGAAACGGTCGGTGAAAATAATTTAATTAAAACCCTTCGCAACATTGGGTTTATTCTCGAGGCGACAGATGAATAA
- a CDS encoding sensor histidine kinase, which translates to MNNIVNKKQQRHMFLTGAISFSVIFAILGAIIFFTFQHTLYSSADRNLQHEAHGLKDEGMMPNPGDFRTMTLLFNETGTIVNFNALGDRATPLAQIKMDKKDLNEIQNVDLGGRAYFRTMLVKLKSPVTDGVQTAHYALLLENISAERQSVQSFLQVLLVSFAIFALLTIIVSWWLAQRNMKPVMKAWQQQQDFVDSAAHELKTPLTIIQNKLEILLTRPSATIQEEFDPIILSLSEIRRLNNLSADLLTLAKANSNMTVVKSEAVDLGEFFQQIVEPYGEIAELEQKVFTSDLAAVGTTIVDKQRIHQLMVILLDNALKYTDEGQTINFKTAISNKQLSIEVADTGRGISDNGKKHIFDRFYRDEKSGSRETGGTGLGLAIAKWIVDSHHGKMTVSDNFPQGTRFVVTLPVNN; encoded by the coding sequence ATGAATAATATTGTTAATAAAAAACAGCAACGGCACATGTTTTTAACCGGCGCGATTAGTTTTTCAGTTATTTTTGCAATTTTGGGTGCAATCATCTTTTTTACATTCCAACACACGCTGTACTCGAGTGCTGATCGGAATTTACAACATGAGGCACACGGTTTAAAGGACGAAGGCATGATGCCCAATCCCGGCGATTTTCGGACGATGACGTTGTTATTTAATGAAACCGGCACGATTGTTAATTTTAATGCATTAGGTGATCGTGCAACGCCTCTCGCTCAAATCAAAATGGACAAAAAGGATTTAAATGAAATTCAAAATGTCGATTTGGGTGGACGGGCATATTTTCGGACGATGCTAGTGAAACTAAAAAGCCCAGTGACGGATGGAGTTCAAACGGCGCATTATGCCCTGCTATTAGAAAATATTAGTGCGGAACGGCAAAGCGTCCAAAGTTTCTTGCAAGTATTGTTAGTGTCGTTTGCAATTTTTGCGTTGTTGACGATTATTGTGAGTTGGTGGTTAGCACAACGGAATATGAAACCAGTCATGAAGGCGTGGCAGCAACAGCAGGATTTTGTGGATAGCGCAGCCCATGAATTGAAGACACCACTGACAATTATTCAAAACAAGCTAGAAATTTTATTGACGAGGCCCAGTGCCACGATTCAAGAGGAATTCGATCCGATTATCTTGTCACTATCAGAAATTCGGCGCTTGAATAATTTGTCAGCGGATTTATTAACCTTGGCCAAGGCCAACTCGAATATGACGGTGGTTAAATCAGAAGCAGTGGATCTCGGTGAATTTTTCCAACAAATTGTGGAGCCTTATGGTGAAATTGCAGAATTGGAGCAAAAAGTATTTACGAGTGACTTAGCTGCGGTGGGAACTACAATAGTAGATAAGCAACGCATTCACCAGTTGATGGTCATTTTGTTAGATAATGCTTTGAAGTATACCGATGAAGGGCAAACAATTAATTTTAAAACGGCAATTAGCAATAAACAGCTAAGCATTGAAGTGGCAGATACCGGGCGCGGCATCTCAGATAATGGTAAGAAACATATTTTTGATCGCTTCTATCGGGATGAGAAATCTGGCTCACGGGAAACCGGTGGGACAGGGCTTGGTTTGGCGATTGCTAAATGGATTGTTGATAGTCACCACGGGAAAATGACCGTCAGCGATAATTTTCCGCAAGGGACGCGTTTTGTCGTGACCCTACCAGTGAATAACTAG
- a CDS encoding phosphatidylglycerophosphatase A family protein: protein MNEQQLNEHNLLDEVLDQLSAHKIGPTQIGDIVYELVHGYILDLTPAIATDSVMHVLAKREVQNAILTGLALDTLATQHLLPEPVQTIVENDEGLYGIDEQIAMSITSVYGSIGVTNFGFVDRTKPGVIGELNEHKAGVVNTFADDLVGAVAAAAAARLAHDNPAAVHQNFGIKHD from the coding sequence ATGAACGAACAACAATTAAATGAACACAATTTATTAGATGAAGTGTTGGATCAATTATCGGCACACAAAATTGGCCCCACGCAAATTGGTGATATTGTGTATGAGTTAGTGCATGGCTACATTCTGGATTTAACACCAGCAATCGCCACTGATTCGGTGATGCATGTGCTCGCCAAGCGTGAAGTGCAAAATGCAATTTTGACTGGTTTAGCATTAGATACATTGGCAACACAACATTTATTACCAGAGCCAGTCCAAACTATTGTTGAAAATGATGAAGGCTTGTATGGGATTGATGAACAGATTGCGATGAGTATTACTTCAGTCTATGGTTCAATCGGCGTGACGAATTTTGGCTTTGTTGATCGGACGAAACCGGGGGTAATTGGTGAGCTGAATGAACACAAGGCGGGCGTCGTTAATACCTTTGCAGATGATTTAGTTGGAGCAGTCGCCGCGGCCGCAGCCGCCCGTTTGGCACACGATAATCCCGCCGCTGTGCATCAAAACTTTGGCATTAAGCATGATTAA
- a CDS encoding DEAD/DEAH box helicase: MKFSELGLSEDLLTAIEKHGYVEATPIQEETIPLTLKGQDVIGQAQTGTGKTAAFGLPILENIDPDGGLQALIISPTRELAIQTQEELFKLGHDKHVKVQVVYGGADIRKQINGLKNRPNILVGTPGRLLDHLNRKTVKLEGIKNLVLDEADEMLNMGFLEDIESILKTVPDERQTMLFSATMPPAIKRIGVQFMHEPTHIKVESKELTTDLVDQYYVKSKEFEKFDVMTRLFDVQNPQLTIIFGRTKRRVDELAKGLEMRGYRAAGIHGDLSQQMRMKVLRDFKGGQLDILVATDVAARGLDIKDVTHVYNYDIPQDPESYVHRIGRTGRAGAHGTSLTFVSPSEIDYLRDIEKLTKKRMLPLKPPTKEEALAGRIKTATEAVESIITNTNVDMISDQADELVAKYDAKTLAAALLTAAAKPDAEQVPVKITPERPLPRHKGGNGGGGRSYSRNRGGSGDRRGNGGGGYRGRREGGDSDRRGGSRDGERRNGEKRYGNGTRSNDRRGSQSRQGGNGGASRRPFTISENKD; the protein is encoded by the coding sequence TTGAAATTTTCAGAACTCGGTCTCTCAGAAGACCTGTTAACAGCCATCGAAAAGCATGGTTATGTCGAAGCCACACCTATCCAAGAAGAAACGATTCCATTGACTTTAAAGGGTCAAGACGTTATCGGACAAGCCCAAACTGGTACTGGTAAAACAGCAGCCTTTGGTTTGCCAATCTTGGAAAACATCGATCCTGATGGTGGCTTACAAGCCTTGATCATCTCACCAACTCGTGAACTTGCTATTCAAACGCAAGAAGAATTGTTCAAGTTGGGTCATGACAAGCACGTTAAGGTTCAAGTAGTTTACGGTGGTGCCGATATCCGTAAGCAAATTAATGGTTTGAAGAACCGTCCAAACATTTTGGTTGGTACTCCAGGTCGTTTGCTTGATCACTTAAACCGTAAAACAGTTAAATTAGAAGGTATCAAGAACCTTGTGTTGGATGAAGCAGATGAAATGCTCAACATGGGATTCTTGGAAGATATTGAATCAATTTTGAAGACTGTTCCTGACGAACGTCAAACGATGTTGTTCTCTGCTACGATGCCACCAGCTATCAAGCGCATTGGTGTGCAATTCATGCACGAACCAACCCACATTAAGGTTGAATCAAAAGAATTGACGACTGATTTAGTTGATCAATACTACGTTAAGTCAAAGGAATTTGAAAAGTTTGACGTTATGACTCGTCTCTTTGACGTTCAAAACCCACAATTAACCATTATCTTCGGTCGTACTAAGCGCCGAGTTGATGAATTGGCTAAGGGTCTTGAAATGCGTGGATACCGGGCAGCCGGAATTCACGGTGACTTGTCACAACAAATGCGGATGAAGGTCTTGCGCGACTTTAAGGGTGGTCAACTTGACATCTTGGTTGCGACCGACGTTGCTGCGCGTGGTTTGGACATCAAGGATGTTACCCACGTTTACAACTACGATATTCCACAAGATCCAGAAAGCTATGTTCACCGTATTGGCCGTACTGGTCGTGCCGGTGCTCACGGTACTTCATTGACATTCGTTTCACCAAGTGAAATTGATTACTTGCGCGATATCGAAAAACTTACTAAGAAGCGTATGTTGCCATTGAAGCCACCAACAAAGGAAGAAGCCTTAGCTGGTCGTATTAAGACTGCTACTGAAGCCGTTGAATCAATCATTACTAACACTAATGTTGATATGATCTCTGATCAAGCGGACGAATTAGTTGCTAAGTACGATGCTAAGACTTTGGCTGCTGCTTTGTTGACTGCTGCTGCTAAGCCAGACGCAGAACAAGTACCAGTTAAGATCACACCAGAACGTCCATTACCACGCCACAAGGGTGGTAATGGTGGTGGCGGACGTAGCTACAGCCGTAACCGCGGTGGTAGTGGCGACCGTCGTGGTAACGGTGGCGGAGGCTACCGTGGCCGTCGTGAAGGTGGCGATAGCGATCGTCGTGGTGGTTCACGCGATGGCGAACGTCGTAACGGTGAAAAGCGTTACGGTAACGGCACTCGTTCAAACGACCGTCGTGGTTCACAATCTCGTCAAGGTGGTAATGGTGGCGCTTCACGTCGTCCATTCACTATCAGCGAAAACAAAGATTAA
- the acpS gene encoding holo-ACP synthase, giving the protein MLYGLGNDIQSISQIRAVVERQPSFVSKILTVKEQNQFEKLNGKRAWEFLAGRFSAKEAYSKAFGTGIGSQLTWHDMEVLNNEQGKPTFTQQPFNGIALVSISHSVDMVATVVTLENK; this is encoded by the coding sequence ATGCTTTACGGGTTAGGTAATGATATTCAGTCAATTAGTCAAATCCGTGCGGTTGTTGAACGCCAGCCGAGTTTTGTTAGTAAAATTTTGACGGTGAAAGAACAAAATCAGTTTGAGAAGTTGAACGGCAAACGGGCCTGGGAATTTCTGGCGGGGCGTTTTTCAGCAAAAGAAGCGTATAGTAAAGCTTTTGGAACTGGGATTGGATCGCAGCTAACGTGGCACGATATGGAAGTATTGAATAACGAACAAGGTAAACCAACTTTTACACAGCAGCCATTTAATGGGATTGCGTTGGTTTCGATTAGTCATTCAGTTGATATGGTGGCAACGGTTGTGACTTTAGAAAATAAATAA
- the alr gene encoding alanine racemase, with product MVVGVHRPTKLILDGQALAHNIAVSKAPFDENIDVFAVVKANAYGHGVAEIAKMAKAAGATGFAVALLDEGIELRELGYTDEPILVLGITPSEWAVDAAKYRISLTVGDLDWLQVAQPLLARAGINTPLRVHMGVDTGMGRIGVRTPADLVTASQYLRNHATEFEFEGMFTHFATADEENKDYFESQLGNWQAAINAVKPLPRFVHAANSAASLWRSKEVPTNVLRLGAAMYGFNPSGDVLPESRLQPVMSLTTEIAFVKQVAAGDKVSYGATYTATDEEWIATLPIGYADGFLRRMQGFHVLVNGEYADIVGRVTMDQTMIRLSAYQPVGTTVTIVGQDGDKSLTLSELANYAATIPYEIVTDFSTRIKREVK from the coding sequence ATGGTTGTAGGCGTACATCGGCCAACTAAGCTTATATTAGATGGTCAGGCATTAGCGCATAATATTGCGGTGTCAAAGGCTCCGTTTGATGAAAATATTGATGTTTTTGCGGTTGTTAAAGCAAATGCATACGGGCACGGTGTTGCCGAGATTGCCAAAATGGCAAAAGCTGCCGGTGCGACTGGTTTTGCGGTGGCGCTTTTGGATGAAGGCATTGAGTTGCGGGAGTTAGGCTATACCGATGAACCGATTTTAGTTCTTGGGATTACACCAAGTGAGTGGGCAGTAGATGCTGCTAAATATCGGATTTCATTAACGGTTGGTGATCTTGATTGGCTACAAGTTGCCCAGCCACTGTTGGCGCGAGCCGGAATTAATACCCCGTTGCGAGTTCACATGGGGGTTGATACTGGAATGGGACGGATTGGCGTCCGGACACCAGCTGACTTGGTAACGGCGAGTCAATATTTACGGAATCATGCAACGGAGTTTGAGTTTGAAGGCATGTTCACGCACTTTGCAACAGCCGATGAAGAAAATAAAGATTACTTTGAAAGCCAATTAGGTAACTGGCAAGCGGCAATTAATGCAGTTAAACCATTACCACGTTTTGTGCATGCAGCGAATTCAGCCGCATCATTGTGGCGTAGTAAAGAAGTGCCAACTAATGTGCTGCGCTTGGGGGCGGCAATGTATGGGTTTAATCCGTCGGGCGATGTTTTGCCGGAATCACGATTACAACCAGTCATGTCATTGACGACTGAGATTGCGTTTGTTAAGCAAGTGGCCGCCGGTGATAAAGTCAGCTACGGGGCAACGTACACGGCTACCGATGAGGAATGGATTGCTACATTGCCAATTGGTTATGCCGATGGATTCTTGCGCCGCATGCAAGGATTTCACGTCTTGGTCAATGGTGAATATGCGGACATTGTTGGGCGTGTTACAATGGACCAAACGATGATTCGTTTATCAGCATATCAGCCAGTGGGGACAACGGTGACAATTGTTGGTCAAGACGGGGACAAAAGTTTGACATTAAGTGAACTAGCTAATTATGCGGCAACAATTCCTTATGAAATTGTTACTGATTTTTCAACTAGAATTAAGCGCGAGGTAAAATAG
- a CDS encoding type II toxin-antitoxin system PemK/MazF family toxin, whose translation MGNIEIKRGDIFYADLSPVTGSEQGGTRPVLIIQNNTGNFHSPTVIVAAITAKISKPKLPTHVGLPAREEGVAKDSVILLEQLRTIDKSRLKDKVSHLEQEIMTKVDVAIAISLGMVATNRTYDEVNTTTEHIEIIDTEKNAD comes from the coding sequence ATGGGAAATATTGAAATCAAACGTGGTGATATATTCTACGCGGATCTTTCACCAGTAACCGGTTCCGAACAAGGGGGGACTCGACCAGTGTTGATTATTCAAAATAACACTGGGAACTTTCACTCACCAACAGTGATTGTGGCAGCGATTACGGCCAAAATTTCAAAGCCAAAGCTACCAACACATGTGGGCTTGCCTGCACGTGAAGAGGGTGTCGCTAAAGACTCAGTGATTTTATTGGAGCAACTCCGGACAATTGACAAATCACGTCTAAAAGACAAAGTTTCACATCTTGAACAAGAAATCATGACGAAGGTTGATGTTGCTATCGCCATTAGTTTAGGAATGGTCGCAACAAATCGTACATATGACGAAGTAAATACGACTACCGAACACATTGAAATTATTGATACTGAAAAAAACGCCGATTAG
- a CDS encoding helix-turn-helix domain-containing protein: MGNYGKILKQFRKDKGMTLSEVADGIVSVGFLSKVEREQAIPNTEILFQLLSRLRVNWDEFDYRLKNELAEPYVIFQTELVEATLANDASRFKAMMLNEQSKFAETNDIVHRHRYLTTYLYYQDAIGETVDAEMINELKTYLLNIDDWGRYELRLFNNNLKWFDLEIAELLSKIALDRSQNVWKIKENQNVLVNILLNMAELFLKNRQILSLNTTLSRLSMLMVDGDVSIAKVKFDFLSGMLKIAQNNIEAGKTQAMAAISVLRYFRAYSWAKKFEKAYEELINTVNENL, translated from the coding sequence ATGGGTAATTATGGAAAGATATTGAAGCAATTTAGGAAAGATAAAGGGATGACATTGAGCGAGGTCGCAGATGGTATCGTTTCAGTGGGCTTTTTATCTAAAGTAGAACGTGAACAGGCAATTCCAAACACTGAAATCTTATTTCAGTTACTGAGTCGTTTGCGTGTGAATTGGGATGAGTTTGATTATCGGCTGAAGAACGAACTAGCAGAACCGTATGTGATATTTCAGACTGAATTAGTAGAAGCTACATTGGCTAACGATGCATCGCGGTTCAAAGCGATGATGCTTAACGAACAAAGTAAATTTGCTGAAACTAATGACATTGTCCATCGGCACCGCTATCTGACGACCTACTTGTATTATCAAGACGCTATCGGTGAGACAGTTGATGCAGAAATGATAAATGAGCTCAAAACATATTTATTGAATATTGATGATTGGGGACGCTATGAGTTGCGACTATTCAATAATAATCTGAAATGGTTTGACTTGGAAATCGCTGAATTACTTAGCAAGATTGCCCTTGATCGTTCACAGAATGTTTGGAAAATTAAAGAAAACCAGAATGTGTTGGTCAACATACTATTGAATATGGCAGAGTTGTTTTTGAAAAATCGGCAAATTTTGTCCCTAAACACGACTTTAAGTCGGTTATCGATGCTCATGGTTGACGGGGATGTTTCGATAGCAAAAGTAAAGTTCGACTTCTTGAGTGGCATGTTGAAAATTGCGCAAAATAATATTGAAGCAGGAAAAACGCAGGCGATGGCAGCAATTAGCGTGTTACGATATTTTCGAGCATATAGTTGGGCCAAAAAATTTGAAAAAGCTTATGAGGAGCTTATTAACACAGTTAATGAAAATTTGTAA
- a CDS encoding DUF805 domain-containing protein: MIKTYFQFWTHLFDTKHRSSRRDVWIPTVINAIILVIALIIIGNAGGFKGMSFDTIMSDYFVGIWLLWVVLSWGIQARRLHDLGLGSAWLIILAWVVPLMWVVDAVAGFPYENQWEYINEKQNAEIHAKTEDYKQKNGIA, from the coding sequence ATGATTAAAACATACTTTCAATTTTGGACACATTTATTTGACACTAAGCACCGCAGCAGTCGGCGTGATGTTTGGATTCCAACCGTTATCAACGCAATTATTTTAGTTATCGCCCTAATCATCATTGGTAATGCCGGTGGTTTTAAGGGAATGAGTTTTGACACTATCATGTCCGACTATTTCGTTGGTATTTGGCTTCTCTGGGTTGTCCTCTCATGGGGCATTCAAGCACGACGCCTCCACGACTTAGGTTTGGGTTCTGCTTGGCTAATTATCTTGGCCTGGGTTGTTCCATTAATGTGGGTTGTTGACGCAGTTGCTGGTTTCCCTTATGAAAACCAATGGGAATACATCAACGAAAAGCAAAATGCCGAAATCCACGCGAAAACTGAAGATTATAAGCAAAAAAATGGTATTGCCTAA
- a CDS encoding proline iminopeptidase-family hydrolase translates to MKTGTTIITLDNGYHLWTNTQGTGDIHLLALHGGPGGNHEYWEDTAKQLAARNVDIQVHMYDQLGSWYSDQPDFSDPKNQNILTYEYYIDEVEEVRQKLGIDNFYLIGQSWGGALVQLYALKYGDHLKGAIISSMTDNIEEYVVSINARRDEALDADAVAYMKKIEAEGNWDDAQYQKYVDILNAQYVDRKQPVVTDHLISTMATDVYGPFQGDNEFVVTGKLKEFDLRDQIQNISMPTLVTFGGHETMPVATAERMAKQIPNARLAITPDAGHHAMMDNPEVYYANLAQFINDVEDGNM, encoded by the coding sequence ATGAAGACTGGGACGACCATTATTACTTTAGACAACGGCTACCATTTATGGACCAACACCCAGGGCACTGGTGATATTCACTTGCTTGCCTTGCATGGTGGACCTGGTGGTAACCACGAATACTGGGAAGATACGGCAAAACAATTGGCGGCCCGCAATGTGGATATTCAAGTTCACATGTATGACCAACTTGGCTCATGGTATTCAGACCAACCAGATTTCTCTGATCCTAAAAACCAAAACATTTTAACTTATGAATACTACATTGATGAAGTTGAAGAAGTTCGTCAAAAGCTTGGGATTGATAACTTTTACTTAATCGGTCAAAGCTGGGGTGGCGCATTAGTTCAACTTTACGCCTTGAAGTATGGTGACCACTTGAAGGGTGCCATCATTTCATCAATGACAGATAACATCGAAGAATATGTGGTTTCAATCAACGCGCGTCGTGACGAAGCTTTGGATGCCGATGCAGTAGCATACATGAAAAAGATTGAAGCTGAAGGTAACTGGGATGACGCCCAATACCAAAAGTATGTCGACATTTTGAACGCCCAATACGTGGATCGCAAGCAACCAGTTGTCACAGACCACTTGATTTCAACGATGGCAACGGACGTGTACGGTCCATTCCAAGGCGATAACGAATTCGTTGTGACTGGTAAATTGAAGGAATTTGATCTCCGCGACCAAATCCAAAACATCAGCATGCCAACGTTAGTAACATTCGGTGGACACGAAACAATGCCAGTTGCGACAGCTGAACGGATGGCTAAACAAATTCCAAATGCTCGTTTGGCAATTACGCCGGATGCTGGTCACCACGCAATGATGGATAACCCAGAAGTCTACTATGCCAACTTGGCACAGTTCATCAATGATGTTGAAGACGGAAATATGTAA
- a CDS encoding biotin--[acetyl-CoA-carboxylase] ligase — MKEQILQYLMLHADGYVSGAELATELQVSRNTIWKTIQQLKDAGYQIESQHRVGYRYRGGNVLNATTIKQGLQTDIAVQVFNTIDSTNKFAKNLAVTAPTKPVAIIANEQTAGYGRQGRAYYSPADDGLYLSLLLPMHDERLNSGLLTTGVATAVADTLAKLYHVQPQIKWVNDVIVNQHKVVGIMTEGIADLESGTLSHVIIGIGLNLTNVEFPTELSQKVGSLGLADVDRNQLATQLLNALLTLVTTYQTATFMARYRELSLVIGQEVTLSRYGTEISGRVTDIADDGALILNTKDGAQSFTSGEITKVNILNGEYHG, encoded by the coding sequence TTGAAAGAACAGATTTTACAATATTTGATGTTACATGCGGATGGCTATGTTTCTGGTGCAGAATTAGCTACAGAATTACAGGTTAGTCGAAATACAATTTGGAAAACGATTCAGCAATTGAAGGACGCCGGTTATCAGATTGAAAGCCAACACCGGGTTGGTTATCGTTATCGTGGTGGGAATGTATTGAACGCTACAACGATTAAGCAAGGACTACAGACTGACATCGCGGTTCAGGTGTTTAACACAATTGATTCCACGAATAAATTTGCTAAAAATTTGGCAGTGACGGCACCAACAAAACCGGTGGCGATTATCGCTAACGAGCAGACTGCTGGGTATGGGCGCCAAGGCCGAGCTTATTATAGCCCAGCAGATGATGGGTTGTACTTAAGTTTATTGTTGCCAATGCACGATGAGCGCTTGAATAGTGGCTTACTAACAACGGGCGTGGCAACGGCTGTGGCGGATACACTGGCAAAACTGTACCATGTGCAACCACAAATCAAGTGGGTCAATGATGTCATTGTTAATCAGCATAAGGTTGTTGGTATCATGACTGAGGGAATTGCGGATTTAGAATCCGGTACCTTGAGCCATGTGATTATTGGCATTGGCTTGAATTTGACCAATGTTGAATTTCCAACTGAATTAAGCCAAAAGGTGGGCTCGTTGGGTTTAGCTGATGTTGACCGGAATCAGTTAGCGACACAGCTATTAAACGCATTATTAACGTTGGTAACAACGTATCAGACGGCGACATTCATGGCACGCTATCGAGAACTTTCGTTAGTGATTGGTCAAGAAGTTACCCTAAGTCGTTACGGGACAGAAATTAGCGGGCGCGTAACGGACATCGCAGATGATGGGGCGTTAATTCTAAACACAAAAGACGGCGCACAAAGCTTCACGAGTGGCGAAATTACTAAAGTCAATATCTTGAATGGGGAATATCATGGATAA
- a CDS encoding biotin transporter BioY, protein MDNTKTASQNKLRGLILAAEFAALLGIFSQFTIPLSVVPLTGQTLALGLFATVATPWIANSAIAVYLLLGAIGIPVFAGGNAGLQVLLGPNGGYLFGFFIYAIIVGYLLKLSTKWWNLAVANLIAAIVQLFVGTVWLAIWNGFTIGAVIKPAMIVFIPSAIIKVVIVVIVAKIIIKRFGIFGAKQKK, encoded by the coding sequence ATGGATAACACAAAAACAGCATCACAAAATAAATTACGTGGCCTGATCTTAGCGGCCGAATTTGCGGCACTATTAGGGATTTTTTCACAGTTTACAATTCCGTTGAGCGTGGTGCCATTAACCGGGCAAACTTTAGCGCTTGGCTTGTTTGCCACTGTAGCAACACCATGGATTGCGAATAGTGCCATCGCGGTATATCTATTACTAGGTGCGATTGGGATTCCTGTCTTTGCTGGGGGAAATGCCGGCTTACAAGTGTTGCTTGGACCTAATGGTGGCTACTTGTTCGGATTCTTCATTTATGCAATTATCGTCGGCTATCTGCTGAAGCTCTCAACCAAATGGTGGAATTTGGCCGTCGCTAACTTAATTGCGGCGATTGTCCAATTATTTGTCGGAACAGTGTGGCTCGCCATTTGGAATGGCTTTACAATCGGTGCGGTTATTAAGCCAGCAATGATTGTGTTTATTCCATCAGCAATTATTAAAGTTGTGATTGTCGTGATTGTCGCCAAAATCATTATTAAACGTTTTGGTATTTTTGGCGCTAAACAGAAAAAATAA